One genomic region from Remersonia thermophila strain ATCC 22073 chromosome 1, whole genome shotgun sequence encodes:
- a CDS encoding mitochondrial 54S ribosomal protein mL53 has product MITRFITDVTTRFNPFSPQARSARLFLSFLPPNARLSGVNITTQLLPRHSADPPTLYVKFKDGKEMNIDCTKTNIKSIVEEVDRHSRMLQKNADLADG; this is encoded by the exons ATGATCACCCGTTTCATCACCGACGTCACGACGCGCTTCAACCCCTTCAGCCCGCAGGCTCGGTCGGCGCGGCTCTTCCTGTCCTTCCTCCCGCCGAACGCGCGGTTGTCGGGCGTGAATATCACGAcgcagctgctgccgcggcaCTCGGCCGATCCGCCGACGTTATACGTCAAGTTTA AGGACGGCAAGGAAATGAACATTGACTGCACCAAGACAAACATCAAGAgcatcgtcgaggaggtggaccGGCACTCGCGTATGCTGCAGAAGAACGCCGATCTGGCCGACGGGTAG